The Pyrus communis chromosome 14, drPyrComm1.1, whole genome shotgun sequence sequence CCAGTCCCCCACTTTGAAAGAGGGAGGTTTGActcttgagtcatagtagttggaGATGCCCTGCTTGTAGGCGACATTTCTCAAGTGAGCCTGGTTTCTGTCTTCCTCGACTAGATCCAAGCTGAGGGTGAgttgtttgtcattttcactttgcatgtAGTTCTGGACTTGGAACGTTGCTTGCTCAAGCTCAACTGGGACAACAGCCTATGTACCAAAGACAAGTGAGAATAGAGTTTCTCCTGTTGAAGTCCGATATGAAGTGCGGTATGACCAAAGAACTTGGGGTACAAATTCTGGCCAACAACCTTTAGCCTTGTCCAAGCTGGTTTTCAAAGTGcacttgattattttgttgatggCCTCAACTTGTCCGTTAGACTGGGGATGAGCCGGGGAGGCAAAACATAAGTTGATGTTGAACTTAGAACAGAACATCCTGAACTTCTTGTTGTCGAACTGTCGCCCATTGTCCGTGACTATCATATTAGGAATGCCAAATATGCAAATGATGTTCTTCCATACAAAGTCTTCTATTTTTACCTCAGTAATGGTTGCCAAGGGTTCTACTTCGGCCCACTTTGTGAAGTAGTCAACTGCAACGATTGCATAGTGGACCTTGCCATTTCCTGCAGGTATTGGGCCGATCAAATCAAGTCCCCATTGGGCGAAGGGCCAAGGGCTGATCATAGGAGTAAGAGGCTCGGGAAGGGAATGATGAATAGTTGCATAGCGTTAACACTTATCACATGAGCGGGATATTCTGATGGCATCTTGGTGAAGTGTTGGCTAGTAATATCCTTAGCGAAAAGCCTTGTGTGCTAGGGATCGAGATCCAACATGATCTCCATAGACTCCTTCATGTATTTCTCGAATGACAATTTCCGTTTCCGCAGATGTGAGGCATCGTAAGTATGGTAGGTTAAAACCTCGCTTGTAGAGTTGGTCCTTAATGATCAGGTAGTGGGTAGACTTGTATCGAATCTGTTTAGCTTGGACTTTATCATTTGGGAGACTGCCATGAAcaaggaatttataaattgggGTGATCCAGCTATCCCCCTGTTGCAAGTTGCACATTTCTGTGACCATAGTGCTTGGTGTTGCCAACAATTCGACATGAATTTTTCTCCCAATCTTGTCTTCCATTACTGAGGCGAGGCAAACTAAAGCGTCTACATGACTGTTTGCTGCTCGAGGGACTTGGGTGATCTGGTAGTGGAAGTGTTTGAGCAAAAGCCGCGTTTGCGCAAGATACGCTGCCATCGAGTTATCCTTAGCATCAAAGTTGTTCGTGACCTGGTTAACCACCAATTGGGAGTCACTgaagatattaatttgtttaactccAAGGTGTTTGGCCAAACGTAAGCCTGCTAAAAGGGCCTCATACTCGGCTTTATTGTTTGACGCCTTGAATTTGAATCGAAGAGCATACTCCATTGCCACTTTGTCGGGGGTAGTCAGGACTAATCCTACTCCACAACCCTGTTGGTTGGATGAGCCATCAACATGTAGAGTCCATACTGGGAGTGTTGGTTCTACCTTCCGGGTTTCCAGAGGTGATGAAGCCGTTGCCTCAAGTGTAGAAGAAATGTCAACAGGATAAGTGAATTCCGTAATGAAATCTGCAACTGCTTGGCCCTTTTCAGCTAGCTTTGGGTGGTAGGAGATGTCAAACTCTCCCAGTGCTATGGCCCATTTGATCATTCGCCCCGAAGTGTCAGGACTCTGAAGTATTTATCGAATGGGGTGATTGGTAAGCACGATGATGGAGTGTGCTTACAAGTAGGGGTGAAGTTTCCGAGTAGACATGACTAATGCTAGAGCTAATTTCTCAATGTTGGAGTATCGTGTCTTTGCATCTTGTAGAGCCTTGATAGCGTAATAGACAGGTCGTTCGATACTACCATCCCTACGAATGAGGACGGAACTAACTGCTGAAGCTGAGACAGATAGATAGACAATTAGGGTGTCGCCAACTTCAGGTTTGGAAAGCAGATGGGCTTGACTCATGTACTCCTTGAGGTTCTTAAATGCTTCGGCACATTCATCGGTCCACGTGACGTATTTCTTACTTCCCTtaagtgctttgaaaaaaggAGCGCATGATAAACCTGGTCAAGGCTGCCACCTTGCCAGTCAGGCTTTGGATGTCTTTTGAGGTTACTGGTTC is a genomic window containing:
- the LOC137714436 gene encoding uncharacterized protein; this translates as MIKWAIALGEFDISYHPKLAEKGQAVADFITEFTYPVDISSTLEATASSPLETRKVEPTLPVWTLHVDGSSNQQGCGVGLVLTTPDKVAMEYALRFKFKASNNKAEYEALLAGLRLAKHLGVKQINIFSDSQLVVNQVTNNFDAKDNSMAAYLAQTRLLLKHFHYQITQVPRAANSHVDALVCLASVMEDKIGRKIHVELLATPSTMVTEMCNLQQGDSWITPIYKFLVHGSLPNDKVQAKQIRYKSTHYLIIKDQLYKRGFNLPYLRCLTSAETEIVIREIHEGVYGDHVGSRSLAHKAFR